Proteins encoded within one genomic window of Anopheles gambiae chromosome 3, idAnoGambNW_F1_1, whole genome shotgun sequence:
- the LOC1275334 gene encoding NHL repeat-containing protein 2, with the protein MFVVLLRRFSRAGAIRQTPAAFRCETSPIKTIAAAAVRESSRSHHHLIQRTFPHLLHHPSVAVKIGTRMSSSPEGQDAMEVLACNSNQLAEDLYAAGSNAGRRQKLVHDYLKVADRDGKSVTAEFPDGLDWFNVTEPLTLQGSLRGKVVVLDFFTYCCINCMHILPNLKRLEHLYPIEEGLAVVGVHSAKFRNEKDSANIRAAVERYEISHPVVNDNVSAMWRKLRVQCWPTLMILGPRANPLFVIMGEGNYEDLKLYVGSAIRFYREKGEIKRHSLPINLVSSGAIASNMKYPGKVACSVPTGAGGSEEQLFAVSDSGNHRVLIVNSAGTVLHKVGGKQSGFVDGNFTKARFNAPQGVAFQGTDVVFVADNENHAVRRIDLKARLVSTIAGNGTQGNDRTGGKVGREQLLSSPWDVAVYSTRDLDMSFHADEASAPPSKDVLLIAMAGIHQIWALFLQDTIWWKFKKYGAGTCWAIAGNGHEQNRNTSYPQSAAFAQPSGLAINRTAKEVYLADSESSAIRKISLADGKVMAVAGGDRNPLDLFAFGDVDGKQYGAKFQHPLGVAYNPQDGFIYFADTYNHKIKKIDAATNCATTCEFREANGAVRRFNEPAGLCLDRSGQLLYIADTNNHELLVANLTDCTIRPLKLNFRVPEELDSVAGEAEQGGRRSGTLTLKPARPITMHPNAGQSSLRLTFNFTFPEQTTKLTEGAPQQWSLELPAGGWSCDSTKGTIDTKTLQLLIALPPGNDATNGNEPSNPVALTFKLNLCEGDICFPKEFVVLLEVQYSASEAGHPNVDRYDAQETYELQLSRKTVALQQP; encoded by the exons atgtttgttgttttgctgcgtCGTTTCTCGCGAGCTGGTGCGATCCGTCAAACGCCTGCTGCATTCCGATGTGAAACGTCACCGATCAAAAcaatcgctgctgctgccgtgcgTGAAAGTTCCCGATCCCATCATCACCTTATCCAGCGAACGTTTCCCCACCTCCTTCACCACCCGAGCGTCGCCGTCAAGATAGGTACCAGGATGAGCTCGTCGCCCGAGGGTCAGGACGCGATGGAGGTCTTGGCCTGCAACAGCAACCAGCTGGCGGAGGATCTGTACGCGGCCGGCAGCAATGCGGGCAGGCGGCAGAAGCTCGTCCACGACTACCTGAAGGTGGCCGACCGGGACGGCAAAAGCGTGACGGCCGAGTTTCCGGACGGCCTGGACTGGTTCAACGTGACGGAGCCGCTAACGCTGCAGGGATCGCTGCGCGGCAAGGTCGTGGTGCTGGACTTCTTCACCTACTGCTGCATCAACTGCATGCACATCCTGCCGAACCTGAAGCGGCTCGAGCATCTGTACCCGATCGAGGAGGGGCTGGCCGTGGTCGGCGTGCACAGCGCCAAGTTCCGGAACGAGAAGGACTCCGCCAACATCCGGGCGGCGGTCGAGCGGTACGAAATTTCGCACCCCGTCGTGAACGACAACGTGTCGGCGATGTGGCGCAAGCTGCGCGTCCAATGCTGGCCCACGCTGATGATCCTCGGACCGCGGGCCAACCCGCTGTTTGTGATCATGGGCGAGGGCAATTACGAGGACCTGAAGCTGTACGTCGGCAGTGCGATCCGGTTCTACAGGGAGAAGGGCGAGATAAAGCGCCATTCGCTGCCGATCAACCTGGTCAGCAGTGGGGCGATTGCGTCCAACATGAAGTACCCGGGCAAGGTCGCGTGCTCCGTGCCGACCGGTGCGGGCGGCAGCGAGGAGCAACTGTTTGCCGTTTCGGATTCGGGCAACCATCGGGTGCTGATCGTCAACAGTGCTGGCACGGTGCTGCACAAGGTGGGCGGCAAGCAGAGCGGCTTCGTGGACGGTAATTTCACCAAGGCACGGTTCAACGCCCCGCAGGGTGTGGCGTTCCAGGGCACGGACGTGGTGTTTGTGGCGGACAACGAAAACCATGCCGTGCGGCGTATCGACCTGAAGGCGCGGCTCGTCAGCACCATCGCTGGCAATGGCACGCAGGGGAACGACCGCACCGGGGGGAAGGTGGGTCGAGAGCAGCTGCTGTCCTCGCCGTGGGATGTGGCCGTGTACTCGACGCGCGATCTGGACATGTCGTTCCATGCGGACGAGGCGAGCGCACCGCCGTCCAAGGACGTGCTGTTGATAGCGATGGCCGGCATTCACCAGATCTGGGCCCTCTTCCTGCAGGACACCATCTGGTGGAAGTTCAAGAAGTACGGTGCCGGAACGTGCTGGGCTATTGCGGGCAACGGCCACGAGCAGAACCGCAACACATCGTACCCGCAGAGTGCGGCGTTCGCGCAACCGTCCGGGTTGGCGATAAATCGAACGGCGAAGGAGGTCTATCTTGCGGACAGCGAAAGTTCGGCGATCAGGAAAATTTCACTTGCCGATGGCAAAGTGATGGCCGTGGCCGGGGGCGATCGTAATCCATTG GATCTGTTCGCTTTCGGCGATGTGGATGGAAAGCAGTACGGGGCCAAGTTTCAGCACCCGCTCGGTGTAGCCTACAACCCACAGGACGGCTTCATCTACTTCGCCGATACGTACAATCACAAGATTAAGAAAATCGACGCCGCAACGAACTGTGCCACGACGTGCGAGTTCCGTGAAGCGAACGGTGCAGTTAGACGCTTCAACGAACCGGCCGGCCTGTGTTTGGACCGCTCCGGGCAGCTGCTGTACATTGCCGACACCAACAACCACGAGCTGCTGGTGGCCAACCTTACCGACTGTACCATCCGTCCGCTGAAGTTGAATTTCCGCGTGCCGGAAGAGCTGGACAGTGTGGCGGGCGAAGCGGAGCAAGGAGGTCGCCGTTCCGGCACACTGACCCTGAAGCCTGCGCGTCCAATCACAATGCATCCCAACGCGGGTCAGAGCTCCCTCCGGTTGACGTTTAATTTCACCTTCCCCGAGCAAACGACCAAGCTGACCGAGGGCGCACCACAACAATGGTCCCTGGAGCTGCCGGCCGGTGGATGGAGTTGTGACAGTACCAAGGGCACGATCGATACGAAAACGCTTCAGCTGCTGATTGCACTTCCGCCCGGGAACGACGCAACGAATGGCAACGAACCGTCGAATCCGGTCGCGCTTACCTTCAAGCTGAACCTCTGCGAAGGGGACATTTGCTTCCCGAAAGAGTTTGTCGTGCTGCTGGAGGTGCAATACTCGGCGTCCGAAGCGGGCCACCCAAATGTGGACCGTTACGATGCGCAGGAAACGTACGAGCTGCAGCTGTCCCGCAAAACGGTAGCGCTGCAGCAGCCCTAA
- the LOC1275333 gene encoding dnaJ homolog subfamily C member 24, giving the protein MSRISETSSHRLSFYDVLEVSRTATLEEIRRSYQTLALRYHPDKRKASEREAGGDERADQFIRIDEAWKTLRDERLRRIYDAEQMQRAEEYFVNEILTEADFERDAEQGDVLLRTCRCGGYYILPEDVQPGESIYVSCDECSLIVQVNTVPQR; this is encoded by the coding sequence ATGTCACGCATCAGTGAGACAAGCAGCCACCGCCTATCGTTCTACGACGTGCTCGAAGTTTCCCGCACAGCCACCTTGGAAGAAATCCGTCGATCCTATCAAACCCTCGCCCTACGATATCACCCGGACAAGCGAAAAGCCTCGGAACGGGAAGCAGGCGGCGACGAACGCGCGGATCAATTCATCCGCATCGATGAGGCGTGGAAAACGCTGCGGGACGAACGTTTGCGTCGAATTTACGACGCCGAGCAGATGCAGCGGGCGGAGGAATACTTTGTGAACGAAATCCTTACCGAGGCCGATTTCGAGCGGGATGCGGAACAGGGGGATGTGCTGTTGCGCACGTGTCGGTGCGGGGGATACTACATTCTGCCGGAGGATGTGCAGCCGGGCGAATCGATCTACGTTTCGTGCGATGAGTGTTCATTGATAGTGCAGGTTAATACAGTGCCGCAGCGTTAA